A single window of Sulfurovum sp. UBA12169 DNA harbors:
- a CDS encoding transporter — MTLLLTYLFFALAISFVCSVLEAVLLSSTNSYIETLPRTNEKAITKLKSLKSNIDRPIASILILNTFAHTMGAAGVGAQAQVLFGAEWQAAIAFILTLLILYASEIIPKTIGAIYWKSLLIPSAYVISFLIKLTYPLVWFSSIITTFISRGKNKNTNFSRDEIMAVVAMGEREGSLMSKESYLIENLLKLKHVKAKDIMTPRSVVFALPSTMSVGEALNEDRLYIHSRIPIFDESIDHVIGVVFNQTILEESIEDHDDKLLDSIAFPVHKVSENVPVFALIDVFIKKKTHLFVVHDNYGQTSGVVTLEDAIEALLGVEIVDEMDEVEDMQAFAKDKNKLFQDRMLLQKKRLQTIKSA; from the coding sequence ATGACGCTTTTACTTACCTATCTTTTTTTTGCTCTTGCAATCTCTTTTGTCTGTTCAGTTCTTGAGGCTGTTTTACTATCAAGCACCAATTCTTATATAGAAACGCTTCCGAGAACGAATGAAAAGGCAATTACTAAACTCAAAAGTTTAAAATCAAATATTGATAGACCGATTGCATCTATTTTAATCCTAAACACATTTGCCCACACGATGGGTGCTGCCGGGGTTGGCGCACAGGCACAGGTGCTTTTTGGTGCAGAATGGCAAGCGGCGATAGCCTTTATTCTGACATTGCTGATTTTGTATGCTTCTGAGATTATCCCCAAAACTATCGGGGCAATCTACTGGAAATCATTGCTTATCCCTTCAGCGTATGTCATCTCATTCTTGATCAAACTGACCTATCCATTGGTGTGGTTCTCTTCGATTATTACCACCTTTATCTCAAGAGGCAAAAACAAAAATACCAATTTTTCACGCGATGAGATTATGGCGGTTGTAGCTATGGGAGAAAGAGAAGGCTCACTTATGAGTAAGGAGAGCTACCTGATTGAAAACCTTTTAAAACTAAAACATGTCAAAGCCAAAGACATCATGACCCCCAGAAGCGTTGTTTTTGCACTTCCTTCTACCATGTCAGTGGGTGAAGCGCTCAATGAGGATCGACTGTATATCCACTCTCGTATTCCTATTTTCGATGAGTCTATCGATCATGTGATCGGAGTGGTATTTAACCAAACCATTCTAGAAGAGAGTATTGAAGATCATGATGATAAATTGCTTGATTCTATTGCATTCCCTGTTCATAAAGTCTCTGAAAATGTTCCTGTATTCGCACTGATTGATGTGTTTATTAAGAAGAAGACCCACCTGTTTGTCGTGCATGACAACTATGGACAAACTTCCGGTGTGGTTACGCTGGAAGATGCGATCGAGGCACTTTTGGGAGTTGAAATTGTTGACGAAATGGACGAAGTGGAAGATATGCAAGCTTTCGCCAAGGACAAAAACAAACTTTTTCAAGACCGTATGCTGCTGCAAAAGAAGAGACTTCAAACTATCAAATCCGCCTAA
- a CDS encoding terminase: protein MIVADCVRVVKPPKKLTVSEWADEYRQLSSEASSESGKWRTSRAEYQRGIMNAVSDPTVHTIVFMSSAQVGKTELLLNIIGYFVDQDPSPMLLLQPTLDMAQAFSKDRLAPMTRDTKVLTNKIKDSKAKDSGNTILHKTFSGGHITMAGANSPASLASRPVRVVMCDEVDRYPASAGAEGDPVNLAIKRSTTFWNKKTILVSTPTVKDISRIEVAYEASDQRKYYVPCQECNEGQVLVWKNVVFNDQPDTAKYYCEKCGVGMDDTALWNAIKKGEWRATKPFNGVAGFWLNEIYSPWVTLKEMAKNFMEAKKSQYTLKTFINTSLGETWIEDQGKQIEDDNLLKNCEDYMAIPNEAVILTCGIDVQDDRLEGEIKAWGKGHESWGIKPFRIEGIPSQSQIWNDLDNIIDAIYIREDGVELRVSCTCIDSGGHFTDQVYNYCKKREHKRVFAIKGSSVIGKPLISRPSTSNKGKVKLFTLGTDTAKELIFSRLNLEEFGEGFMHFNKNYDEEYFKQLTSEKLVTTFSKGRPLRIWKPTRPRNEALDYTVYNLAALAILNPNYEKIQENLKPAQKDDAIQPKRQFKKQKKQGGWVNGYR from the coding sequence ATGATAGTAGCTGATTGTGTAAGAGTTGTTAAACCACCCAAGAAATTAACTGTATCAGAGTGGGCTGATGAGTACAGGCAACTGAGCAGTGAAGCATCATCGGAAAGCGGAAAGTGGCGCACCAGCAGGGCTGAGTACCAGCGCGGTATTATGAATGCAGTCAGCGATCCTACTGTCCACACTATAGTTTTTATGAGTTCTGCACAGGTTGGGAAAACAGAGCTGCTATTAAACATCATAGGATATTTTGTAGATCAAGACCCTAGCCCCATGCTATTGCTACAGCCAACCCTAGATATGGCACAGGCGTTCAGTAAGGATAGGTTAGCACCAATGACGCGCGACACAAAAGTACTGACCAATAAGATCAAGGACAGTAAGGCAAAAGATAGCGGCAACACTATTTTGCATAAGACATTTTCAGGCGGCCATATCACTATGGCTGGCGCAAACTCTCCGGCATCTCTGGCTTCAAGACCTGTAAGAGTAGTCATGTGTGATGAGGTAGACAGATATCCTGCAAGCGCCGGCGCTGAGGGTGATCCAGTAAATCTTGCCATAAAACGTAGTACTACATTTTGGAACAAAAAAACAATATTGGTATCTACACCGACGGTTAAAGATATAAGCAGAATAGAGGTAGCATACGAGGCAAGCGACCAGAGAAAGTATTACGTACCTTGCCAAGAGTGCAACGAGGGCCAAGTACTGGTATGGAAAAATGTAGTATTTAACGATCAGCCTGATACAGCTAAGTACTACTGTGAAAAATGCGGTGTCGGCATGGATGATACTGCACTATGGAACGCTATCAAAAAAGGGGAGTGGAGGGCAACAAAACCATTTAACGGTGTAGCCGGGTTTTGGCTTAATGAGATTTACAGCCCATGGGTAACACTTAAGGAAATGGCAAAAAATTTTATGGAAGCAAAAAAAAGCCAGTATACCCTCAAGACTTTTATTAACACCTCCCTAGGCGAAACATGGATAGAAGACCAAGGCAAACAGATAGAAGATGACAACCTGCTTAAAAACTGTGAAGACTACATGGCAATACCAAATGAAGCAGTGATACTTACCTGCGGTATAGACGTACAAGATGACAGGCTGGAGGGGGAAATCAAAGCATGGGGCAAAGGCCATGAGAGCTGGGGTATCAAGCCATTCAGGATAGAGGGTATACCGTCACAAAGCCAGATATGGAACGACTTGGATAATATCATAGATGCTATATACATACGTGAAGATGGGGTAGAACTAAGAGTAAGCTGTACCTGCATAGACTCAGGAGGTCACTTCACAGACCAGGTATACAATTACTGCAAAAAACGTGAACACAAAAGAGTGTTCGCTATCAAGGGGTCTAGTGTGATCGGGAAACCTCTTATATCAAGGCCTAGTACAAGCAATAAAGGTAAGGTAAAACTTTTTACTTTAGGCACTGATACAGCAAAAGAGCTGATATTTTCCAGGCTGAATCTAGAAGAGTTTGGAGAAGGTTTCATGCACTTCAATAAAAACTATGATGAAGAGTACTTTAAGCAGCTAACATCAGAGAAGCTTGTAACAACATTCAGCAAAGGCAGACCGTTACGCATATGGAAGCCTACACGACCAAGAAACGAAGCACTAGACTATACCGTATATAATCTTGCTGCGCTTGCAATACTCAACCCGAACTATGAAAAGATACAAGAAAACTTAAAACCGGCCCAAAAAGATGATGCAATACAGCCGAAAAGGCAGTTTAAAAAACAAAAAAAACAAGGGGGATGGGTAAATGGGTACAGGTAG
- a CDS encoding phage portal protein — translation MLKLFGLEITRVKQTLPQKRHFNASSTGTLYANWIPVQATADVSIRRDLRSVRNRSRDLMMNDDYAKRFKRILKTNVIGSTGLRLQNRAKDTNGNLDRAANNLIEEAWKEWGKKGICDVTGKYTIDDVWKMAIGAAAEDGEVLIRKVKGFPNKFGFAVQLIEADHLDEQFNDPERNIMMGIEFDAWGKPIAYHIYKSHPHSNGMQRMDIARERIPADQIVHLFLPTRISSSRGMPWMHTAMTRMKMLNGYEEAELVASRVAASKGGFYKRIKNESGEFLGDEKIDGGFVNELSPGEFEILPDGYEFQSYDPTHPTTAFKDFIKVVLRGVSSGLDISYNSLANDLEGVNFSSLRSGKLEERDIWKELQQWMIDHAAAPVFGDWLDMALLKQAVPLPYSKYEKFNAPSFLGRGFAWVDPYKDMLANILAKKEGLKTDTQIANEMGMDLEELYQQLQKEKKLREQYGILTMSEAEIAQIMTVVIQSEQGGHNDE, via the coding sequence ATCTTGAAATTATTTGGATTAGAGATTACAAGGGTAAAACAAACTCTCCCTCAGAAAAGACACTTTAACGCATCCAGTACCGGCACACTATACGCAAATTGGATACCTGTACAAGCTACAGCAGACGTAAGCATAAGGCGCGATCTAAGAAGCGTGCGAAACAGAAGCCGCGATTTAATGATGAATGATGACTATGCAAAGCGATTTAAACGTATATTAAAAACGAATGTCATCGGAAGCACAGGGCTTAGACTTCAAAACAGGGCTAAAGACACAAACGGAAACCTTGACAGGGCGGCTAACAACTTAATAGAGGAGGCCTGGAAAGAGTGGGGTAAAAAAGGTATCTGTGACGTAACAGGAAAATACACTATAGATGACGTGTGGAAAATGGCTATAGGCGCAGCGGCAGAAGACGGCGAAGTGCTTATCCGTAAGGTAAAAGGGTTCCCAAATAAGTTTGGTTTCGCCGTACAGCTTATAGAGGCAGATCACCTTGACGAACAATTCAATGACCCAGAACGTAATATTATGATGGGCATAGAGTTCGACGCATGGGGCAAGCCTATTGCTTATCATATTTACAAATCACACCCACACAGTAACGGCATGCAGCGTATGGATATAGCAAGAGAGCGCATACCTGCCGATCAGATAGTGCATTTGTTTCTACCTACACGAATTTCATCTTCACGTGGTATGCCTTGGATGCACACAGCCATGACGCGCATGAAGATGCTCAACGGCTATGAAGAAGCAGAACTGGTAGCATCACGCGTAGCCGCCAGCAAAGGCGGCTTTTACAAGCGCATTAAAAACGAGAGCGGTGAGTTTTTGGGTGATGAGAAAATTGATGGCGGTTTTGTTAACGAACTAAGCCCAGGGGAGTTTGAGATATTGCCTGACGGGTATGAATTTCAAAGTTATGACCCGACACACCCCACTACAGCGTTTAAAGACTTTATAAAAGTTGTTTTGCGCGGTGTATCAAGCGGTCTTGATATCAGTTACAATTCCCTGGCAAACGATCTTGAAGGTGTCAATTTTTCAAGCCTTAGAAGCGGGAAGCTTGAAGAGCGCGACATCTGGAAAGAGCTACAGCAGTGGATGATAGATCATGCAGCCGCACCAGTGTTTGGAGACTGGCTGGATATGGCGCTACTTAAGCAAGCCGTTCCATTGCCGTATTCAAAGTATGAAAAATTCAACGCACCTTCATTTTTGGGGCGCGGGTTTGCTTGGGTTGACCCATATAAAGATATGCTGGCGAACATTCTGGCAAAAAAAGAGGGTCTTAAGACAGATACACAGATAGCTAATGAAATGGGTATGGACTTAGAAGAACTATATCAGCAGTTGCAAAAAGAGAAAAAACTTAGAGAGCAGTACGGCATCCTTACTATGAGTGAAGCAGAGATAGCGCAGATCATGACAGTCGTAATCCAAAGTGAACAAGGAGGACATAACGATGAATAA
- a CDS encoding phage major capsid protein, producing the protein MNKQYIENTKKVFKEFRDLEVRSINQDEKTVELSFSSEDPYERYWGVEILDHSTTSVDMSRLNNAAPLLFNHNRDEVIGVVVSAKIADKRGIAVVRFGNSAKAKEVFSDVVDGIMKNVSVGYQIDEMILESEKDGMETYRVTSWRPFEISVVSIPADTTVGIGRGAEDPKESDVKIINKLNKKGEQNMNEEEKRVAEEAAKREARAAEKTRVREIAAIAKKHDMEEEGQKAIEEDTTVDEFRALVLQKIGSAKPVDTKANNVLDEKEVRAYSLGKAIRAALIGDWSEAQVEQRASQKVAKLLGKDARGFYVPHQVLERDLNTTGGAAIISTNDGGISFIDILKNKLVTQKLGAVVIGGLSGNVSVPKKTGKSTAYWINEEDNTTGSDLVLGMLPLTPKTVSAKTGYSRQMLLQGNIDVENLLMSDLAEEIALAIDAAGIAGTGLDGQPKGILYTTGIGAVDCSTALGGINFNKVVDLETAIANGNADVENMHYVSGASVTGKLKKIPVESGHPEKLLKDGEVNGYNHTRSNQVPANTLIFGDFSQLLYGLWGGLDIMIDPYAKADSAGVVIRAFQSVDVAIRHPESFSATNNIDQ; encoded by the coding sequence ATGAATAAGCAATATATAGAAAACACAAAAAAAGTTTTTAAAGAGTTCAGAGATTTAGAAGTAAGAAGTATAAACCAAGATGAAAAAACCGTAGAGCTGTCTTTCAGTAGTGAAGACCCGTATGAGAGATACTGGGGGGTAGAGATACTGGATCACTCAACTACATCAGTGGATATGAGCCGCTTAAACAATGCCGCACCGCTTCTCTTTAACCATAACAGGGATGAAGTCATCGGGGTGGTAGTATCTGCAAAGATCGCAGATAAGCGCGGTATCGCTGTAGTACGTTTCGGGAACAGTGCTAAAGCCAAAGAGGTATTTAGTGATGTGGTTGACGGTATTATGAAAAATGTATCTGTGGGATATCAGATCGATGAAATGATACTTGAGAGTGAAAAGGATGGGATGGAAACGTATCGTGTCACCTCTTGGCGGCCATTTGAGATATCGGTAGTTTCGATACCGGCAGATACCACGGTAGGTATCGGACGAGGCGCAGAAGACCCTAAGGAGTCTGACGTAAAGATAATCAATAAACTAAACAAAAAGGGAGAGCAGAATATGAATGAAGAAGAAAAAAGAGTAGCAGAAGAAGCAGCTAAGCGTGAAGCAAGAGCAGCTGAAAAAACAAGAGTAAGAGAGATCGCGGCTATCGCTAAAAAACATGACATGGAGGAAGAGGGGCAAAAAGCAATTGAAGAGGATACGACAGTCGATGAATTTAGGGCTTTAGTTCTGCAAAAGATAGGGAGTGCAAAGCCGGTAGACACTAAAGCAAATAATGTATTGGATGAAAAAGAAGTCCGTGCGTATTCTCTTGGCAAAGCGATACGTGCGGCACTAATAGGTGATTGGAGCGAAGCGCAGGTTGAGCAAAGAGCAAGCCAAAAGGTAGCTAAGCTGTTAGGCAAAGATGCAAGAGGGTTTTATGTGCCACATCAAGTGCTTGAAAGAGACCTAAATACAACAGGCGGCGCTGCAATAATCAGCACTAATGACGGCGGCATCTCGTTTATCGATATTCTAAAAAACAAACTTGTAACACAAAAACTTGGCGCAGTCGTGATCGGAGGATTGAGCGGTAATGTTTCAGTGCCAAAAAAGACAGGCAAATCAACCGCATATTGGATCAATGAAGAAGACAACACAACAGGAAGTGATCTAGTTCTCGGTATGCTGCCTTTGACACCAAAAACGGTAAGTGCAAAAACAGGATATTCAAGACAAATGTTGCTGCAGGGGAATATAGATGTCGAAAACTTGTTAATGAGTGACTTGGCCGAAGAGATCGCTTTAGCTATTGATGCAGCAGGAATTGCAGGAACAGGGCTTGACGGGCAACCAAAAGGCATACTATATACTACAGGTATTGGAGCTGTGGACTGCTCTACTGCTTTAGGTGGCATCAATTTTAACAAGGTCGTCGATCTTGAGACAGCAATCGCAAACGGGAATGCAGATGTTGAAAATATGCATTATGTGTCAGGTGCATCCGTAACAGGAAAGCTCAAAAAAATACCTGTAGAATCTGGCCATCCTGAAAAACTTTTAAAAGACGGCGAGGTAAATGGATATAACCACACAAGAAGTAACCAGGTGCCTGCGAATACTCTCATATTCGGAGACTTCAGCCAGCTTTTATACGGATTGTGGGGCGGGCTTGATATCATGATAGATCCGTATGCGAAAGCAGACAGCGCCGGCGTTGTGATCCGGGCATTCCAATCTGTAGATGTTGCAATAAGACATCCAGAATCGTTCAGCGCAACCAACAATATCGATCAATAA
- a CDS encoding baseplate assembly protein: MYLITIADSINRILKTPVGSRVMRPLYGSRLYLLRDRKFSKEWQLLATRYVFEAISINEPRVKVDRVNFDTDPVKGTVQISVHLTNGETVEVTND, translated from the coding sequence ATGTACTTGATAACCATAGCAGACAGCATTAACCGTATTCTCAAGACACCAGTAGGCTCGCGAGTAATGAGGCCGTTGTACGGTTCTAGGCTTTACCTGCTTAGAGACAGAAAATTTAGTAAAGAGTGGCAGCTTTTGGCTACGCGGTACGTATTTGAAGCGATCAGTATCAACGAGCCGCGAGTAAAAGTAGACCGAGTAAATTTTGATACGGACCCTGTAAAAGGTACGGTACAGATCAGCGTACACCTTACCAACGGTGAAACAGTAGAGGTAACAAATGATTGA
- a CDS encoding baseplate assembly protein: protein MIDINALPEPKVLQELCYETILANKIAKAKELVPDWQPLESDEFKMILEDAAYQELNLRAELNKITLAYFVATATGADLDNHAADDGIERLQGSKPYALYEFSLSAAFGFDVVIPKNIVLQDSMGEYQGVLLDDVTIISGETKANGTVELQVYTASSKVKTEQLTTTLPYVVEPKALEEFTNGADAEDDKSLLYRLLISKADKSTAGSEETYESFTLKADSRIEDVKILRGENGVVNVYYYSSIEDALITTRITDALNDTKVRPISDDVVVAPATQVSYSVTAQVKILPNLDTATVYANAVAAFNAGLESLKQIGTDITLSEINEFLKVDGVKEVVISSPAANIHIDDNKIGINDAAANTITFTVL, encoded by the coding sequence ATGATTGATATTAACGCACTACCAGAGCCTAAAGTACTCCAAGAGCTTTGCTACGAAACCATACTGGCAAATAAGATAGCAAAAGCTAAAGAGCTTGTACCAGACTGGCAACCGCTAGAGAGTGATGAGTTTAAAATGATCTTAGAGGATGCAGCATACCAAGAGCTAAACCTAAGAGCAGAACTAAACAAGATCACTTTGGCATATTTTGTTGCAACCGCTACCGGGGCAGACCTTGATAACCACGCAGCAGATGATGGTATAGAGAGGTTACAAGGCAGCAAGCCTTACGCACTGTACGAGTTTTCACTAAGTGCTGCATTTGGTTTTGATGTTGTGATACCTAAAAACATCGTACTGCAAGACAGTATGGGTGAGTACCAAGGCGTGCTGCTTGACGATGTTACCATTATATCAGGCGAAACAAAAGCAAACGGTACTGTAGAGCTGCAAGTTTACACAGCCAGCAGCAAAGTAAAAACAGAGCAGCTTACAACAACACTGCCTTACGTTGTAGAGCCTAAAGCACTCGAAGAGTTTACAAACGGTGCAGATGCAGAAGATGACAAAAGCCTACTTTACAGGCTGCTTATATCAAAAGCTGATAAGTCAACGGCAGGGAGTGAGGAAACCTACGAGAGCTTCACACTCAAAGCAGACAGCCGTATAGAAGATGTGAAGATACTAAGGGGCGAAAACGGTGTAGTCAACGTGTATTACTACAGCAGTATTGAAGATGCGCTTATCACTACACGTATCACAGATGCGCTTAACGATACAAAGGTACGCCCTATCAGTGATGACGTAGTGGTAGCACCAGCAACACAGGTAAGCTACAGTGTTACAGCACAGGTAAAAATATTGCCAAACCTTGATACTGCAACCGTGTATGCAAATGCCGTTGCAGCCTTTAATGCAGGGCTGGAGTCTCTTAAACAGATCGGTACGGATATCACGCTTAGTGAGATCAACGAATTTTTAAAAGTGGATGGAGTGAAAGAGGTAGTTATCTCTTCACCAGCAGCAAACATACACATAGATGACAATAAAATAGGGATAAACGATGCAGCCGCAAATACTATCACTTTTACCGTCCTTTGA
- a CDS encoding phage tail protein I: MQPQILSLLPSFEPKELHALSHISNDTRQQLSTEIQEIKKLRDPLLCNARFLQFLAYAHKADLWTDVLHDDEKRQLILQSKNLHRHKGTVWAVLEILKAIGLSSASQEAILLEYKDREKAKYTVKRDGTYSYDATVLHNDGSPIYPLEFTHWTEFIVELKVPLTSVKAELARKLIEMYKPVRSKLLGFVYDTLQARDGSIYYNAEHTHGLIN; the protein is encoded by the coding sequence ATGCAGCCGCAAATACTATCACTTTTACCGTCCTTTGAGCCTAAAGAGCTGCACGCTCTTAGCCACATAAGCAACGATACGAGGCAGCAGCTTAGCACTGAGATACAAGAGATCAAAAAACTGCGCGACCCTCTGCTATGTAATGCAAGGTTTTTGCAGTTTTTGGCGTATGCACACAAAGCTGATCTATGGACTGACGTACTCCATGATGATGAAAAGCGGCAGCTTATTTTGCAGAGTAAAAACCTGCACAGGCATAAGGGTACGGTTTGGGCTGTACTGGAGATACTTAAAGCCATAGGGCTTAGTAGCGCATCGCAAGAGGCGATACTACTGGAATACAAAGACAGGGAAAAAGCAAAATACACTGTAAAGCGTGACGGTACTTACAGTTATGACGCTACAGTGCTTCATAATGACGGCTCACCTATATACCCTTTAGAGTTCACACACTGGACTGAATTTATCGTAGAGCTTAAAGTGCCGCTTACATCGGTAAAAGCGGAACTGGCACGCAAACTTATCGAAATGTACAAACCTGTGCGCTCTAAGCTGCTTGGTTTTGTATACGACACGCTGCAGGCTAGGGATGGAAGCATTTACTATAACGCTGAGCATACCCACGGCTTAATCAACTAA
- a CDS encoding phage tail protein, which translates to MDLNYGINGSFGVTAARPVTVSSSAPIGIVATANAGTTGLMKFNNAEEGLKYVTDNNITDGTLKAALTGIYLQGVNCPLVVHVSTIDATEANNITNVLAGLDMLKQADPVTGIELKNGLIITPEYSADVTVAAKVDAIATALWCIGIVDNFSEDEAGVATFVENFGSMYLLVGTGKYNADGLEIPYSALMAGVIAYHDGNTPFGWAQNHSNRIAKGVAGTTRVIEYLEGQDCEARRLRQSGVGCIVKDVGWRTYGFETTDIDPIWQALDRVRTFHRLLDAIIKASKWARDREADQLIWVKKTIVEFMNELKGNGVVIGFDVFFDPLKNTLATVTAGKFYLTVEVQDMPSIRELNIELVYSDAYNETLINYING; encoded by the coding sequence ATGGATTTGAATTACGGTATTAATGGTAGTTTTGGTGTAACAGCTGCAAGACCTGTGACGGTAAGCAGCTCTGCGCCTATCGGTATCGTAGCAACGGCTAACGCTGGCACTACAGGGCTTATGAAATTCAACAATGCAGAAGAGGGGCTAAAGTATGTCACGGATAACAACATTACAGACGGAACGCTTAAAGCTGCCTTAACTGGTATCTATCTCCAAGGTGTAAACTGCCCACTGGTAGTACACGTTTCTACGATAGATGCTACAGAAGCGAATAACATTACTAATGTGCTTGCCGGTCTTGATATGCTTAAGCAAGCTGACCCGGTAACTGGCATCGAGCTTAAGAACGGTTTGATTATTACGCCGGAGTACTCTGCTGACGTTACGGTGGCGGCAAAAGTGGATGCTATCGCTACAGCACTGTGGTGTATTGGTATCGTAGATAACTTTAGCGAAGATGAGGCAGGGGTAGCTACGTTTGTAGAAAACTTCGGGAGTATGTACCTGCTTGTAGGTACTGGAAAGTACAACGCTGACGGGCTGGAGATACCTTACAGTGCTTTGATGGCTGGAGTGATCGCATACCATGACGGTAATACGCCTTTTGGATGGGCGCAAAACCACTCTAACCGTATCGCTAAAGGTGTGGCAGGTACGACCAGGGTCATAGAGTACCTAGAGGGTCAGGACTGTGAGGCTAGAAGACTTAGACAAAGTGGAGTAGGCTGTATCGTCAAAGATGTTGGCTGGCGTACTTACGGGTTTGAAACTACAGACATTGACCCTATTTGGCAAGCACTAGACAGGGTAAGGACATTTCACAGGCTGCTTGATGCTATCATCAAAGCCAGTAAGTGGGCTAGGGATAGAGAAGCAGATCAGCTTATCTGGGTCAAAAAGACAATCGTAGAGTTTATGAACGAGCTAAAAGGCAATGGTGTGGTTATCGGGTTTGATGTATTCTTTGACCCATTGAAAAACACACTGGCAACGGTAACGGCTGGTAAATTCTACTTGACAGTAGAGGTACAGGATATGCCAAGTATCAGAGAGCTTAATATAGAGCTTGTTTACTCAGATGCTTACAATGAGACACTTATCAACTATATCAACGGCTAA